The following proteins come from a genomic window of Archocentrus centrarchus isolate MPI-CPG fArcCen1 chromosome 3, fArcCen1, whole genome shotgun sequence:
- the glceb gene encoding D-glucuronyl C5-epimerase B: MRCLAARVNYKTLIIICALFTLITALLWNRCSSDTSKRILPRANLVATSSQIGDASISSQQHPPQPPEPPPVVGLVGGIKYEEIDCLINDESTIKGRREGGEVYLPFSWVEKYFEVYGKIVQYDGYDRFEFQHSYSKVYTQREPYHPDGVFMSFEGYNVEVRDRVKCISGVEGVPLSTQWGPQGYFYAIQIAQYGLSHYSKNLTERAPHVEVYDTAEERDSRTNTAPWSVPKGCSLSRVHDKTRATSVRQFSAPDSSEGVSLQLGNSKDFILSLDIKFVSNSSISVILETTEKGPPFTIHYVTSMQLIAFRDRDITYGIGPRTTWSTLTRDLLTDLRKGVGLSNTKAVKATKIMPRRVVRLVLHGRGFVDNITISTTAHMAAFFAASDWLLRNQDERGGWPIMVTRKLGEGFRPLEPGWYSAMAQGQAMSTLVRAYLLTKDQAYLNAALKAVGPYKVPSVQHGVKAVFMNKYDWYEEYPTTPSSFVLNGFIYSLLGLYDLTETAGEKLGREAGQLFSRGMESLKAMLPLFDTGSGSIYDLRHFILGTAPNLARWDYHTTHINQLQLLASIDNSPIFKDVVRRWKTYLKGIRAKHN, encoded by the exons ATGCGCTGCCTGGCTGCTCGGGTGAACTACAAGACCCTCATCATTATCTGCGCCCTCTTCACACTCATCACTGCGTTGCTGTGGAACCGCTGCTCTAGCGACACCTCCAAACGCATCCTGCCTCGTGCTAACTTGGTGGCTACAAGTTCTCAGATTGGGGATGCTAGCATCAGCAGCCAGCAGCATCCGCCACAACCTCCCGAGCCCCCGCCTGTTGTCGGGCTTGTTGGAGGGATTAAGTATGAAGAAATCGACTGTTTAATCAATGATGAATCTACTATCAAAGGACGGCGAGAAGGCGGAGAAGTCTACCTGCCCTTCTCCTGGGTAGAAAAGTACTTTGAGGTGTACGGCAAAATAGTGCAGTACGACGGCTACGATCGTTTTGAGTTCCAGCACAGCTATTCAAAGGTTTACACCCAACGTGAACCCTACCACCCTGATGGAGTCTTCATGTCATTTGAGGGATACAATGTGGAGGTCCGCGACCGGGTCAAGTGTATCAGTGGAGTGGAAG GTGTGCCTCTGTCCACTCAGTGGGGCCCTCAGGGCTACTTCTATGCCATCCAGATTGCCCAGTACGGTTTGAGCCATTACAGCAAAAACCTGACTGAGCGCGCTCCCCACGTGGAGGTCTACGACACAGCCGAGGAGAGGGACAGCCGAACCAACACCGCACCCTGGAGTGTACCGAAAGGTTGCAGCCTCAGCCGTGTCCATGACAAGACCAGAGCTACCTCCGTGCGGCAGTTCAGCGCTCCAG acTCCTCCGAAGGCGTGTCCCTCCAGCTGGGTAACTCCAAAGACTTCATTCTCAGCTTGGACATCAAGTTTGTCTCCAACAGCAGCATATCTGTAATCCTTGAAACCACAGAGAAGGGCCCGCCCTTCACAATCCACTATGTGACCAGCATGCAGCTCATCGCCTTCAGAGACCGTGATATCACCTACGGGATTGGGCCGCGAACCACTTGGAGTACTCTGACCCGGGATCTGCTCACTGACCTCAGGAAGGGCGTCGGGCTGTCCAACACCAAGGCTGTTAAAGCCACAAAG ATTATGCCCAGACGTGTGGTGCGATTAGTCCTACATGGGCGTGGCTTTGTTGACAACATCACCATCTCCACCACTGCCCACATGGCTGCCTTTTTTGCTGCCAGCGACTGGCTGCTGCGCAACCAGGACGAGCGAGGGGGGTGGCCTATTATGGTCACCCGTAAACTAGGTGAAGGCTTCCGACCTCTAGAGCCCGGTTGGTACTCGGCCATGGCTCAGGGCCAGGCCATGTCCACCCTTGTGAGAGCCTACCTCCTCACCAAGGACCAGGCGTACCTCAATGCTGCCCTCAAGGCAGTAGGACCCTACAAGGTGCCTTCAGTGCAACATGGGGTCAAAGCTGTGTTCATGAACAAATATGACTGGTATGAAGAATACCCCACCACACCCAGCTCCTTTGTCCTCAACGGCTTCATCTACTCCCTGCTGGGACTCTATGACCTGActgagacagctggggagaagCTCGGCAGGGAGGCAGGGCAGCTGTTCAGCCGCGGCATGGAGTCACTGAAGGCCATGCTGCCGCTCTTTGACACAGGGTCTGGGAGCATTTATGACCTGCGTCACTTCATTTTGGGCACTGCGCCCAACTTGGCTCGCTGGGACTATCACACGACACACATTAACCAGCTACAGCTGCTGGCGTCCATAGACAACTCCCCCATCTTCAAGGATGTGGTCAGGCGATGGAAAACCTACTTAAAAGGTATTCGTGCCAAGCACAATTAG